The Opitutaceae bacterium nucleotide sequence GGGAAGAACCTGAAATCTGGGCGGATTCAGCAGCCGAAAGGTCTGAGCTAGCTAGCTTGCTTCTTTGAACGGTTCTGAACCTCTACGTATCGTCCATCCTTCTTCGGCAATTTCCTGAGTCGCTTTGAGGACGACGGAACGATTTGCCAAAACCTGTCGGCCTCTACCTCTGTCTTCAGATCAAGATAGTGCCTTCTGACGATGGCTTCTGAGTCGCCGGCCTGGATAGCGGCGTCTCCGACGGACCTGAATGCTCCGACTGTCATTGAGATGAAGGTGTGGCGGAGAACGTTGTGACCCAGCTTCCACGTCTTGCGGATGTCCTCACGAAGATCACGGAAACGCCGGCGTGCGATGATCGGGAACTCCTCCACCGGGTATTTCTCGAGCCAGAGCTTGAGGTTTGGCTGGATCTTGATCTGACGGCTTTCGTTGACCTTCGAAACATCCGGTTCGATCCGGATGACCCCGGTATCGAGTCTGATGTGCTCGGGTTTCAGTTTCGAAAGCTCGCCGTCTTTCCAGTCCGGCCTAATTCCGGCGAAAAGTGCCAAGGCGAAGTAGGGGATCATTGCTCCAGGCTGGCTCCACCATGTTCCGTCCCTGTTTTGCTGGCCTCGGTAGGTTTCCAGCCACTTCATAAGTTCTGCGGCCTGATCTGCGGTCAAGGTCTGAGCGGTTCCTCTGGCCGTTCGATTCTTTCGCTGAGCGATCTCCGAAACCGGATTTGCCGGAACGTATTTCTTGGCCAGGCAGAACGAAAAGAACGTATTCAGATAACCTCTCCGGTTGTTCCATGTCTTGTCCGAAGGGGCTCCGGTCGACCGACCGATAGGCGCCTCCAGGTAGGAGGAAAGGTCTCCCGGCTTGATCTCTGAAACCTGAGTCCCGGCAAAGTGACCTTTGGCCTTGGTCAACTCCATCTTGATTGACCGAAGCTGACGAGCGGTGATCCCGCCCCGTTTCTGTTCTTTCAGTTTCAGATTCAGGTATTCAGAGATTGCCTCCTCAACAGTGCGAGCATTTGCGACCTCGTGATGGTGCTTGAGCAGGTATTGCGCTGCGAAGGTGAGGGACCTCTTTGAGCCGGCAGCCTGGAGCAAACCGACCGCGGCGGTCGCGTCTTGGATCTCTGAGTCTGTAAGGCGGGTGAATCTTAACTCGCCATTTCGGATCCGATTCTGGTGTTCGATTTCGAGTTCTTTGGCGTGACCGATCGCTTCAGCCTCGGACTTGAATCGTTCCCGGTGCCGCTGGCCGCCTAGAGATCCGGAAAGGGCCCATGTCCCGTTCGTGGTCTCTTCTATCTTGAACCACTGCTTACGCTTACTTTTCACAAAGTTTGTCAATCAGACTTGGCAAACTTTGTCAACTCAGTGGTGGAGGTGGCGGGAGTCGAACCCGCGTCCCCTGAGCCTTCATGCACAGCCTCTACATGTTTAGTGCTTCTTTGGATCTCGCCGCAACCCAGCGGAAACACGCGTTCAGGTTGCAGCCAGCACCCCGGGGAAGATACGACGAACATCCGGCGTGCGGCCTTGTTCGCTATGCCTGCTGTCGTCGCTCCATCCGGCCAGCAGGCGTCGCCGGGGGAACGTGGTTGCGTTTATTTACGCAGCCAAGGGCATTTCTTCATTGGTGCCACTTAGTGTGTTGATGGAAGTTTAACGAGGCCAACCATCATCCTCGACATGCCACCGTGCACTCCAATTCAAGGTCGAATCCAGAACACCCCCTTTGCCTGTCCGTCGGACCTGCCGGCCCGGTGGAATTCAATTCAGGGTTCTGTTTGAGTTGTGGTGCAACTCTCAAAGAACAGGTGGACTATCGGTGCGTTTTGGGTAAAGGCAAGCGGCGAACCCGAGATTGGCTGACCAAGCTGGTTTGGATTCCATACTGATTGCGGCCCTTCCAGGGATTCTCGCCGCGAACGCGCCTTGCTGAGGCCCGCCCGCAGTTCCCGCCAGTGCACGACTTGAATGTCGATTTGCCCTGAAGTCATCTCGTGACTCGCCCGGTAAGGTGGAACTGCCGGCGCCCGGACGGCAGGGGTATTAGGGCGGGTAATGGACACTTTGAAGGGGATTTCTAAATAAGTTCAGCTGATGGGATAGCCTTCCTGCTATAAGGATAGCTCTTACGATCGCACCGCAATGAACCTGAAATCGCGGGAGGAGCACAGATGAGCGGTGGGACAGAACTGGGCGATCTGCTGGACTGGGTGAAGGGCATGCGCGGCACGGTGCGGGAACTGGTGCGTGAGTGGGAAGGCCGCGAGGGCAACCTGATCATGATCCTGCATGCGATTCAGGGGAAGTTCGGTTACATACCGCGCGGGGCGGCCAACGAGCTGGCGATGGAACTGGGTATCCACATGGCGCGCATCTACGAGGTCATCACCTTCTACAATTACTTCCGGCTGACGCCGCCGGGGCGGCACACCATCCAGGTCTGCATGGGTACGGCCTGCTACCTGAAAGGGGCCATGGGGCTGCACGACGTGCTGGCGCGGCAGCTCAAGCTGCTGGACGCAAGCGGCGGGCGCGAGGGCGAATTCGAGTTGGAGACTGTCCGGTGCATCGGCTGCTGTGGGATGGCCCCGGCCGTGGTGGTGGACGGTGAGACGCACGGGCGCCTGTGCCCGAATGCGGTCGCGAAAATCCTGAAAGAGAAGCGAGGCGGATAAATGGACGAAAAGCATCTGACAGCGAGCGCGCTTGAGAGGTATTGGGCGTCGGCGCCGGCGAAGCGGCCGTGGATCCGGGTTGGGATGGACACGGGCGGTATTGCGGCCGGTGCGCGGCACGTGTATAATGCGCTGATCGAGACCCGGGACGAACTGGGGCTGACGTTGGAGGTCCAGCGGTCGGGATCGCTCGGGCTATCGTATGCGGACCCGGTCGTGATGGTCGCGCGTGAAACCGGCGCGCCGGTGGTCTTTGGCGCGATGGACCCGGGTTCGGCGCGCGAGTTGATCAGCCGGTTCTGCCGTGACGGAATGCTGCTCGAGGACCGGGTGATCGCGAGTCGCGACCGGGGCAAGGGGCTGGAAGGCAAGCAGCCGGTTGCGATCCTGGTCAAGGACACCGGTGAGGGGAAAGCGGCAGACCGCACCGGATTCTTTCAGGAGCTGATCCGCGAGGAACTGGCCGTACATGGGCTGGACCAGCGGGTGCAGGTCTACCGCGCGCTGGACATGGGACTCTATGAACGGGGCATCTGCGTGCAGTTGCTGCCTTCACGGGTCACCTATGCGAATGTCAGCGGACCGGACATCCGGCGCATCATCAAGGAAAGTCTGCTGGGCGGCCAGGTGCTGGAAGATCTGCTGGAAACCGGCGGTGATCCGCAGGAGCGGATTGTCCTGCGCAACTGCGGGCACATCGATCCCGACGACCTTGAATCCTATCTGCGGGCGGGCGGTTATCGCGGCCTGAAGCGCGCTCTGCTGGAGATGAGCCCGGAGCAGGTGATCGAGGAAATGAAGACCAGCGGATTGCGTGGACGCGGAGGAGCCGGTTATCCGACCTGGTTGAAGTGGAAGAAAACCCGTGAGCCGGTTGCCGACCGCAAGTTTGTCATCTGCAATGCCGACGAGGGGGACCCGGGCGCCTTTATGGACCGCAGCGTGCTGGAGGCGGACCCGCACTCGGTGCTGGAGGGACTGCTGATCTCCGCATACGCAATCGGGGCGGAAAAGGGATTCTTTTACGTAAGGGCAGAATACCCGCTTGCCGTGGAACGGATCCAGCGCGCCATCGGGCAGAGCCGCGCCGCGGGATTGCTCGGCAAGGACATCATTGGCAGCGGCTTCTCGTTTGACGCGGAAGTGCGGCTGGGCGCGGGTGCCTTCGTTTGCGGTGAGGAGACCGCCTTGATCGCCTCCATCGAGGGCCGCCGGGGCAGTCCCGAGCCGCGCCCTCCCTACCCTTCGGTAAAGGGGTTGTGGGACATGCCGACTTCGATCAACAATGTGGAGACCCTTGCCGCCGTTTCGGCGATCCTCGACCGGGGCGGCCCCTGGTATGCCGGCTTTGGAACGGAGAAATCGCGCGGCACCAAGGTGTTCGCGGTGACCGGCAAGGTCAGGAATCCGCAGCTTGTCGAGGTGCCGATGGGGATCCCCATCCGTACCGTGATCGAGTCGATCTGCGGTGGAGCGAGCGGCGGTTCGCGGATCAAGGCAGTCCAGACCGGCGGTCCGTCCGGCGGCGTTATTCCTCTGGGCAAGATGGACACGCCGGTGACCTACGAGAGCCTGCATGAACTGGGCTCCATCATGGGCTCCGGCGGCATGCTGGTCATGGACGAGAGTGACTGCATGGTTGATGTGGCGAAGTTCTACCTGGGCTTCTGCGTGGACGAGTCCTGCGGCAAGTGCGCTCCCTGCCGCATCGGCGGCTTCCAGATGTTAAGACTGCTGGAAAAGGTCCATTCCGGGAAGGGAACGCTGGACGACCTGGAAACCATCCGGGACATCTGCCACTGCATGCGCACCGCCTCGCTGTGCGGCCTCGGACAGACGGTTCCGAATCCGGTGCTCTCGACCCTCCGGTATTTTGAACACGAATACATCGACTTCATCAACGGGCGCGGCTTTTCCCGCGGCGGGCAATCGGTTCGGGAGCCCGCGGTTGCGGAAGAATGGGAAAGGATTTGAATATGATCCAGCAGATGGTCCAGGCAAAGATCAACGGGGTGGGGGTGGCAGTGCCGGAGGGCGCTAGCATACTCGAAGCGGCCCGTCAGGCCGGTATCCGGATTCCCTCTCTGTGCAAGCACGACGACCTGCTGCCCTCGGCGGCCTGTGGCCTGTGCATCGTGAAGGTCGCCGGGGAATCCCGGATGCCTCGCGCCTGTGCGACGGCCCTGCGCGAGGGAATGGAGATCACCACGCATGACGGCGAGTTGACCCGGATCCGGCGCATGGTGCTGGAACTGATCCTCTCGAATCATCCCAACTCCTGTCTCACGTGCGGGCGCACCGGCAACTGCGAGTTGCAGACGCTGGCGGGTGAGTTTCGCGTGCGGGACG carries:
- a CDS encoding NAD(P)H-dependent oxidoreductase subunit E; protein product: MSGGTELGDLLDWVKGMRGTVRELVREWEGREGNLIMILHAIQGKFGYIPRGAANELAMELGIHMARIYEVITFYNYFRLTPPGRHTIQVCMGTACYLKGAMGLHDVLARQLKLLDASGGREGEFELETVRCIGCCGMAPAVVVDGETHGRLCPNAVAKILKEKRGG
- a CDS encoding NADH-ubiquinone oxidoreductase-F iron-sulfur binding region domain-containing protein; the protein is MDEKHLTASALERYWASAPAKRPWIRVGMDTGGIAAGARHVYNALIETRDELGLTLEVQRSGSLGLSYADPVVMVARETGAPVVFGAMDPGSARELISRFCRDGMLLEDRVIASRDRGKGLEGKQPVAILVKDTGEGKAADRTGFFQELIREELAVHGLDQRVQVYRALDMGLYERGICVQLLPSRVTYANVSGPDIRRIIKESLLGGQVLEDLLETGGDPQERIVLRNCGHIDPDDLESYLRAGGYRGLKRALLEMSPEQVIEEMKTSGLRGRGGAGYPTWLKWKKTREPVADRKFVICNADEGDPGAFMDRSVLEADPHSVLEGLLISAYAIGAEKGFFYVRAEYPLAVERIQRAIGQSRAAGLLGKDIIGSGFSFDAEVRLGAGAFVCGEETALIASIEGRRGSPEPRPPYPSVKGLWDMPTSINNVETLAAVSAILDRGGPWYAGFGTEKSRGTKVFAVTGKVRNPQLVEVPMGIPIRTVIESICGGASGGSRIKAVQTGGPSGGVIPLGKMDTPVTYESLHELGSIMGSGGMLVMDESDCMVDVAKFYLGFCVDESCGKCAPCRIGGFQMLRLLEKVHSGKGTLDDLETIRDICHCMRTASLCGLGQTVPNPVLSTLRYFEHEYIDFINGRGFSRGGQSVREPAVAEEWERI